A section of the Sporanaerobacter acetigenes DSM 13106 genome encodes:
- a CDS encoding M20/M25/M40 family metallo-hydrolase, translated as MIKILRYIFFALIILFLILIIRAIRFKPLKQKEVEPFDVELDESTIIENFVEMIKCKTVSYKDESLEDEKEFEKFRELLKEKYPAVNNKCKLYNIGRTGVLYHWKGKRSDKPVVFMAHYDVVPVNEKQWEKEPFSGLIEDGYIWGRGTLDTKGTLCGIMEAAEKLISDGFEPENDIYLSFSGEEEIDGRSTESIVSFLESNGVKPFMVLDEGGAIVEGAIPGVKGKCALVGTGEKGKMHVKISTKTQGGHASSPPAITPIGRLARSVVRIEKNPFKYHLSEPAKDMFNILGRHSTFGLKIIFANISFFRPLLDLITRKKGGELNALFRSTIALTKMEASKAVNVFPPYASIEGDVRIMEGDTEDSIINGLKKRIKDDKVSVEALKVVKVNPFSEINTEAWYLLEESVRQVWPETIVSPYLMLACSDSRSYTQISENVYRFSAMELDSVERKLIHGNNERIPSNKVIEAVKFYICVMKKF; from the coding sequence ATGATTAAAATTTTAAGATATATTTTTTTTGCATTGATAATTTTATTTTTGATTTTAATAATAAGGGCAATTAGGTTCAAACCGCTAAAGCAAAAAGAAGTTGAGCCTTTTGATGTTGAGCTAGATGAAAGTACAATAATAGAAAATTTTGTTGAAATGATTAAGTGCAAAACTGTTTCTTATAAGGATGAATCTTTAGAAGACGAAAAAGAGTTTGAAAAATTTCGAGAATTGTTAAAAGAAAAATATCCAGCTGTAAATAATAAATGCAAATTATATAATATTGGTAGAACTGGGGTACTTTATCATTGGAAAGGTAAGAGATCAGACAAACCTGTTGTTTTTATGGCGCATTATGATGTAGTTCCTGTAAATGAGAAACAATGGGAAAAAGAACCTTTTTCTGGTCTGATTGAGGATGGTTATATATGGGGGAGAGGAACATTAGATACAAAGGGAACATTGTGTGGAATAATGGAAGCAGCAGAGAAATTGATATCAGATGGATTTGAACCAGAAAATGATATTTATCTTTCATTTTCTGGAGAGGAAGAAATAGATGGACGGAGTACAGAGAGTATAGTTAGTTTTTTGGAAAGCAATGGAGTTAAACCATTTATGGTGTTAGATGAAGGTGGTGCTATTGTTGAAGGGGCTATACCTGGGGTCAAGGGGAAATGTGCTCTTGTAGGTACTGGAGAAAAGGGGAAAATGCATGTTAAAATATCTACGAAAACTCAAGGAGGGCATGCCTCTTCTCCACCAGCAATTACTCCTATTGGAAGATTAGCTAGAAGTGTTGTGAGAATAGAAAAAAATCCTTTTAAATATCACTTATCTGAACCGGCAAAAGATATGTTCAACATCTTAGGACGTCATTCAACATTTGGGTTAAAGATTATATTTGCCAATATTTCTTTTTTCAGGCCTCTTTTAGATCTTATAACGAGGAAAAAGGGAGGAGAATTAAATGCATTATTTAGATCTACAATAGCATTAACTAAAATGGAGGCAAGTAAAGCAGTCAATGTATTCCCGCCTTATGCAAGTATTGAAGGGGATGTGAGAATAATGGAAGGAGATACTGAAGATAGTATAATAAATGGATTAAAAAAACGTATTAAAGATGATAAAGTGTCTGTAGAAGCATTGAAGGTTGTGAAAGTTAATCCTTTTTCTGAAATTAATACTGAGGCATGGTATTTGTTGGAGGAAAGTGTAAGACAAGTATGGCCAGAAACTATAGTTTCTCCATATTTGATGTTGGCTTGTAGTGATTCGAGAAGCTATACCCAAATTAGTGAAAATGTTTATAGGTTTTCAGCAATGGAGCTTGATTCTGTAGAAAGAAAACTTATACATGGGAACAATGAAAGAATACCATCAAATAAAGTTATAGAAGCAGTTAAATTTTATATATGTGTAATGAAAAAGTTTTAG
- a CDS encoding DUF5058 family protein — MRQFDPNSMFLFTIAGIIIIFVIMQSIFFMIKAWKRAKELGIEVEVLKRIVKSSAVFTIAPAISIILGVITLSKFLGLALPWLRLSVLGALTYELPAATSTAASLGISISQPIEDPKVYSTIAWVMTLGILSGLIVVTFFLKKIQGRINKIQNRDKKWGEIFITSIFMGMISAFLGMIFSDVKLGLEGWIPVFVMIVSSIIMIVCGYFVKVHKAKWLEDYALPISMIGAMALSVPITNLIR, encoded by the coding sequence ATGAGACAATTTGATCCTAACAGTATGTTCCTTTTCACCATAGCAGGTATAATTATCATATTTGTTATTATGCAGTCTATATTTTTTATGATAAAAGCTTGGAAAAGAGCTAAAGAACTTGGAATAGAAGTAGAAGTACTTAAAAGAATTGTTAAAAGCAGTGCGGTATTTACTATAGCACCGGCTATTTCCATCATTTTGGGAGTTATTACCTTATCAAAATTTTTAGGACTAGCTTTGCCGTGGCTTAGATTAAGCGTCTTAGGAGCATTGACATATGAATTGCCAGCAGCTACATCTACTGCAGCTTCTCTAGGGATTTCAATTTCACAACCAATAGAAGATCCAAAAGTATATTCTACTATTGCTTGGGTTATGACTTTAGGTATATTGTCGGGTCTTATAGTTGTGACATTTTTTCTAAAGAAAATTCAAGGTAGAATCAATAAAATCCAGAATCGAGATAAAAAATGGGGAGAAATTTTTATAACATCAATTTTTATGGGAATGATATCGGCATTTTTAGGTATGATTTTTTCAGATGTTAAATTAGGGCTTGAAGGCTGGATACCTGTTTTTGTGATGATTGTTTCTTCCATAATCATGATAGTATGTGGTTATTTTGTCAAAGTGCATAAAGCTAAGTGGTTAGAGGATTATGCATTGCCTATAAGTATGATTGGAGCAATGGCTTTGTCCGTACCAATTACAAATTTGATTCGATAG
- a CDS encoding zinc ribbon domain-containing protein, which produces MSNKISKERKFTYYIGLVLVVVGFILFISSFFVDMIPMSPSSFVVRPVIGMICIIVGNILMSIGAEGTAGSGLLLDPEKAREDLKPYSAAKGGMINDTIENIDMVKDMSSRKGESEVKEIIKIKCRACGALNDEDAKFCKSCGKEL; this is translated from the coding sequence ATGTCCAATAAAATTTCAAAAGAAAGAAAATTTACCTATTATATAGGATTAGTCCTTGTGGTTGTTGGATTTATATTGTTTATATCTAGCTTTTTTGTAGATATGATACCCATGAGTCCTTCAAGTTTTGTTGTAAGGCCAGTGATTGGGATGATTTGTATAATTGTAGGTAATATACTTATGAGTATTGGTGCCGAAGGTACAGCAGGTTCAGGACTTCTATTAGATCCAGAAAAGGCTAGAGAAGATTTAAAACCTTATAGTGCAGCTAAAGGCGGAATGATAAATGATACTATAGAAAATATTGATATGGTTAAGGATATGAGCAGTAGAAAAGGTGAGAGTGAGGTAAAAGAGATAATAAAAATTAAATGCAGAGCATGCGGTGCATTAAATGATGAGGATGCAAAATTTTGTAAATCCTGTGGAAAGGAATTATAG
- the recQ gene encoding DNA helicase RecQ, which translates to MGMDIYGVLKDYFGYEEFRKGQEKLIRGSLEGRDVLGVMPTGGGKSLCYQLPAILMDGITIVISPLISLMKDQVDSLKEIGIAGTFINSTLNQGEFATRLREIRENKYKIIYIAPERLNTYIFSKLVKEINISMVAIDEAHCISQWGHDFRPSYLEIPKFINSLDNRPVVSAYTATATKEVVEEIQDLIGLREPLISIIGFDRPNLFYQVVKPRKKLDYLFDYLENNYKEESGIIYCATRKTVESLTKKLQGKDIDAIAYHGGMNDEVRRQNQEDFIFNRARIMVATNAFGMGIDKPDVRFVIHYNMPKNMEAYYQEAGRAGRDGEPSDCILLYSPQDIVKQKYLIQNSTYSPERERLLYTNLQYLIDYCNTNECLRNSILNYFGEEIEEEKCNNCGNCLSQSEMVDITIEAQKILSCIYRAREKFGSTIIAQILRGSKNKRILDLGLDKLSTYGIMEEYTEATIKEMIMVLVSMDYIHMTADEYPVLKLTQKSALVLNGEDKVYHKKDLIEIKQLSERKNNVRRTVDLDYIEENYEKELFEELRELRYEIAKENSIAPFIIFHDSSLKEMATYFPKNREEFLKIKGVGTKKYESYGEQFIEIIKNYTENKGIDNSKIERKVTEVPRKIQGDNKDTYDYYLEGLSLEEIANKRDLTVGTILGHLEKCHNNGQTVDWSRFVDSEREERILSIINEIGAERLKPIKDALPDDISYEDIRIVIIKNR; encoded by the coding sequence ATGGGTATGGATATATATGGTGTATTGAAAGATTATTTTGGCTATGAAGAGTTTAGAAAAGGTCAAGAAAAATTAATTAGGGGAAGCTTAGAAGGAAGAGATGTATTAGGGGTAATGCCTACAGGTGGCGGGAAGTCTCTTTGTTATCAACTTCCTGCAATTTTAATGGACGGAATCACTATAGTCATATCTCCTCTAATATCTTTGATGAAGGATCAAGTAGATTCCTTAAAAGAGATAGGAATAGCTGGAACCTTTATAAATAGTACTCTAAATCAAGGGGAATTTGCCACTAGATTGAGGGAAATAAGGGAAAATAAATATAAAATAATCTATATAGCACCAGAGAGACTTAATACATATATATTCTCGAAATTAGTAAAGGAAATAAATATATCTATGGTAGCCATAGATGAGGCCCATTGTATAAGTCAATGGGGCCATGATTTTAGACCTAGTTATTTGGAAATACCTAAATTTATTAATTCTCTAGATAATAGGCCAGTAGTGTCTGCTTATACTGCCACAGCTACAAAAGAGGTAGTAGAGGAAATACAGGATTTAATAGGATTAAGGGAACCGTTGATTTCAATAATAGGATTTGATAGGCCTAATTTATTTTATCAGGTAGTAAAGCCCAGAAAAAAACTTGATTATCTATTTGATTATCTTGAGAATAATTACAAAGAGGAATCTGGAATAATCTACTGTGCTACTAGAAAAACTGTAGAATCTCTAACAAAAAAATTACAGGGAAAAGACATAGATGCCATAGCCTACCATGGAGGAATGAACGATGAAGTTCGTAGGCAAAATCAGGAGGATTTTATATTTAATCGTGCAAGAATAATGGTAGCTACGAATGCTTTTGGAATGGGAATAGACAAGCCAGATGTAAGATTTGTCATTCATTATAATATGCCTAAAAATATGGAAGCCTATTATCAAGAGGCGGGTAGAGCAGGAAGAGATGGGGAACCTAGTGATTGCATATTGCTTTATTCTCCTCAGGATATTGTAAAACAAAAATATCTAATTCAAAATAGTACTTATTCGCCTGAAAGGGAAAGATTATTATATACAAATCTTCAATATCTAATAGATTATTGCAATACAAATGAATGTTTGAGAAATAGTATATTAAATTATTTTGGGGAGGAAATAGAAGAGGAGAAGTGTAACAATTGCGGCAATTGTCTAAGCCAATCAGAAATGGTTGATATTACTATAGAAGCTCAGAAAATATTATCTTGTATCTATAGAGCAAGGGAAAAGTTTGGTTCTACTATAATAGCACAAATCCTAAGAGGCTCTAAAAATAAGAGAATACTAGATTTAGGTTTAGATAAATTATCCACCTATGGGATTATGGAGGAATATACAGAAGCTACTATAAAGGAAATGATTATGGTATTAGTATCTATGGATTATATTCATATGACGGCAGATGAATATCCAGTTTTAAAACTGACACAAAAGTCAGCTTTAGTGTTAAATGGAGAGGATAAGGTTTATCATAAAAAAGATTTAATTGAAATAAAACAATTAAGCGAAAGAAAGAACAATGTAAGGAGAACTGTAGATTTAGATTATATTGAAGAAAACTATGAGAAAGAATTATTTGAAGAACTAAGGGAATTGAGATATGAAATAGCCAAAGAAAATTCCATAGCTCCATTCATTATATTTCACGATTCCAGCTTAAAGGAAATGGCTACCTATTTTCCTAAGAACAGAGAGGAATTTTTAAAAATAAAAGGAGTAGGTACTAAAAAATATGAATCCTATGGGGAACAATTTATAGAAATTATTAAAAATTATACTGAAAATAAAGGGATAGACAATTCTAAAATAGAACGAAAAGTCACAGAAGTGCCAAGAAAAATTCAAGGGGACAATAAAGATACCTATGATTATTATTTAGAAGGATTATCTTTAGAAGAAATAGCTAATAAAAGGGATTTAACAGTGGGAACTATTTTAGGACATTTGGAAAAATGTCACAATAATGGTCAAACAGTAGATTGGTCTAGATTTGTAGATTCAGAAAGGGAAGAAAGAATATTATCTATAATAAATGAAATAGGGGCAGAAAGACTAAAGCCAATTAAAGATGCATTGCCAGATGATATATCTTATGAAGATATAAGGATAGTCATTATAAAAAATAGATGA
- a CDS encoding nucleotidyltransferase domain-containing protein yields the protein MEKVVLYGSRAKGNYKNGSDIDLALVGKNINIEALLVHSNRVGITIYQRS from the coding sequence ATTGAAAAAGTAGTGCTTTATGGTTCTCGAGCAAAAGGAAACTATAAAAATGGATCTGATATAGATTTAGCTTTGGTAGGGAAAAATATAAATATTGAAGCTTTACTTGTCCATAGCAATAGAGTTGGAATCACAATATATCAAAGGAGTTAG
- a CDS encoding AAA family ATPase: protein MSIIGINAVGKTTSIKLLNLAMEVVLNHKGLNEGNLVPPMFLNEETEKNGIIMTVYFYKDNKMFKLESKIKYRRNIEGEVYFYYEDEVLKSKAKSNVTSKSNIFDFTENENCTEKRRSKLDRKLLGMLKDDNSIVITATKDSGATVNTMFENFKDKINPVQGIVDKSVLNVFDENLKRLEKIKGEDGVDIEFKNSEVKIQSSVIGLEEIISSGTIKGQKIIRNAMTALRNGGYLIIDELENHLNKELVKMIINIFNNKEINKRGACLIFTTHYAEVLDSFYRMDNIYVLVRNENYFTEIRRYSKVIERSELKKSDVILSNYIKGTAPKALNIKALEEYICKNI from the coding sequence ATGTCTATTATTGGTATTAATGCTGTGGGGAAAACTACTTCAATTAAATTGTTAAATCTAGCTATGGAAGTAGTGCTAAATCATAAGGGATTGAACGAAGGCAATTTGGTACCACCAATGTTTTTAAATGAGGAAACTGAAAAAAATGGGATAATTATGACAGTATATTTTTATAAAGATAATAAGATGTTTAAATTAGAGTCTAAAATAAAATATAGAAGAAACATAGAAGGGGAAGTATATTTTTATTATGAGGATGAAGTATTAAAGAGTAAGGCAAAATCCAATGTTACTTCTAAGAGCAATATATTTGATTTCACAGAAAATGAAAACTGTACAGAAAAGAGAAGAAGTAAATTAGATAGAAAATTGCTAGGAATGCTAAAAGATGACAATAGTATTGTTATTACTGCAACAAAAGATTCAGGAGCTACAGTAAATACGATGTTTGAGAATTTCAAAGATAAAATAAATCCTGTCCAAGGGATAGTGGATAAAAGTGTTTTAAATGTTTTTGATGAAAATCTTAAAAGGCTTGAGAAAATTAAAGGAGAGGATGGAGTTGATATAGAATTTAAAAATAGCGAAGTTAAAATTCAATCAAGTGTTATTGGATTGGAGGAAATTATATCATCTGGAACTATAAAAGGTCAAAAAATCATAAGAAATGCAATGACTGCATTAAGAAATGGCGGATATTTGATAATAGATGAACTAGAAAATCATCTGAATAAGGAATTAGTGAAAATGATTATTAATATATTCAACAATAAAGAAATAAATAAAAGAGGTGCATGCCTAATTTTTACAACACATTATGCAGAAGTTTTGGATTCATTTTATAGAATGGATAATATATATGTGTTAGTTAGAAACGAGAACTATTTTACAGAAATCCGTAGGTATTCAAAAGTGATAGAAAGAAGTGAATTGAAAAAGAGTGATGTTATACTTTCAAATTATATTAAAGGAACAGCACCTAAAGCATTAAATATCAAAGCATTAGAGGAATATATATGCAAGAATATTTAA